TTCTGCTTCAGGGTAAAGCTCACCATCTGCCGTACGCTGGCCGAGTCATCGGCCGTCATGATCACTTTTGCCATATCAGTTTACTCCTCTACACCAGATACAGGTGATGTCACTATTGTATTTACAGACGTCGTAGCCCTGCAGGCCCAGGCTGCTGATCGTTGTTTGTACGCACGCGGGTATTCCGCCGGAGAACGCGAACATTTTTCCTGCACAGAGGGCGGTGTGACAGGCTGAGCAGATCAGTTGGATGCCGCACAGGTCTATTTCCTCAAGAGAAGCGGCGTCCAGTTTTACCGTGGCGGCCTGAGGGAGCTGTTCCGTGAGAAAGGCACGGAAACCGGCCACGGTATCGATGGCCAGCCTGCCGCCAATGGTGACGAGTATCTGACCGTCATTGCCGAACGTATGAGAAACGGTAAGGTCGGACATGGTGGGCCCCGCTGCCTTCAGAATAAATCGACATTGTCCCCGAAGCCGGAGCTTCCGGCGCCCTGGGACTGTGAGCCGTGCAGTTTGACCACGGCTCCGTGACGTGCGGCCATCATCTCGTGGATCAGGCGTTCACTTTCCATGGTGTAGCGCTGTTCCATATGCCGCAGGTTGGAGCTGAACTCCGCACTGGCCGGCACCAGCCTGCGCGCTTCGCGGTAAATCT
The window above is part of the Trichlorobacter ammonificans genome. Proteins encoded here:
- a CDS encoding STAS domain-containing protein, whose product is MSDLTVSHTFGNDGQILVTIGGRLAIDTVAGFRAFLTEQLPQAATVKLDAASLEEIDLCGIQLICSACHTALCAGKMFAFSGGIPACVQTTISSLGLQGYDVCKYNSDITCIWCRGVN